In [Leptolyngbya] sp. PCC 7376, a genomic segment contains:
- the cofH gene encoding 7,8-didemethyl-8-hydroxy-5-deazariboflavin synthase subunit CofH, which translates to MKLTEILDKAIALQDLSVAEGIFLLEQYQPDAIEEIRQAADELRRSLCGETVTYVVNRNLNFTNICEQHCHFCAFRRDADDEGAFWLDNGQLLEKAADAVQRGATEICMQGGLNPEAKINGRSLDYYLDLVRSLKTEFPQLHIHAFSPQEIEFIARQDELTFAEVILALKDVGVGSFPGTAAEVLDDQIRRQICPEKLDTATWLEIVSLAHSLGIMTTSTMLCGHIETLEQQVCHLEQMRSLQQYAVEKNYSAKISEFILLPFVGQDAPAVLRKKVGRDQPDLNLTLHLTAVSRLFLGKWIVNHQPSWVKLGLDGATEALRWGCNDIGGTLMEEHITTMAGAQGGTCLTIEQLQHAIASQNRPSAERTTLYHFAIATETLTDEKLPIMMS; encoded by the coding sequence ATGAAGCTTACCGAAATTTTAGATAAGGCGATCGCGCTTCAGGATCTCTCGGTGGCAGAAGGGATTTTTTTGCTAGAGCAATATCAACCGGATGCCATTGAAGAAATTCGACAGGCTGCAGATGAATTACGGCGATCGCTCTGCGGTGAGACAGTAACCTATGTGGTTAATCGGAACCTCAATTTCACCAATATTTGTGAACAGCATTGTCATTTCTGCGCATTTCGGCGAGATGCTGACGATGAAGGGGCATTCTGGCTAGATAATGGCCAATTGCTTGAAAAAGCAGCAGATGCGGTTCAACGTGGCGCAACAGAAATTTGTATGCAGGGTGGTCTCAATCCTGAAGCAAAAATTAATGGGCGATCGCTGGACTATTATCTTGATTTGGTGCGATCGCTGAAAACTGAATTCCCGCAGTTGCATATCCACGCCTTTTCGCCACAGGAAATTGAATTTATTGCTCGTCAGGATGAGCTTACTTTTGCTGAGGTGATCCTAGCCCTCAAAGATGTTGGAGTAGGATCTTTCCCCGGCACAGCAGCTGAAGTTTTGGATGATCAAATTCGTCGTCAAATTTGCCCTGAAAAGCTCGATACAGCCACTTGGTTAGAGATTGTGAGTCTGGCTCATTCTCTCGGCATAATGACCACTAGTACGATGTTGTGCGGCCATATCGAAACCCTAGAGCAGCAAGTTTGTCATTTAGAGCAGATGCGATCGCTACAACAATATGCGGTTGAAAAAAATTATTCTGCCAAAATCAGCGAATTTATTTTGTTGCCTTTTGTGGGTCAGGATGCACCCGCCGTATTGCGCAAAAAAGTTGGTCGCGACCAACCGGATTTAAATCTGACATTGCATTTGACGGCTGTCTCTCGTTTATTTCTTGGAAAATGGATTGTTAACCACCAACCCAGTTGGGTCAAACTTGGTTTAGATGGAGCAACGGAAGCGTTGCGGTGGGGTTGTAATGATATTGGGGGAACACTAATGGAAGAGCACATTACCACAATGGCCGGGGCGCAAGGAGGTACTTGCCTTACCATTGAGCAGCTTCAACATGCGATCGCTAGTCAAAATAGACCCTCTGCTGAGCGCACCACGCTGTACCACTTTGCGATTGCTACAGAAACGCTCACTGATGAAAAGTTACCAATTATGATGAGCTGA